The DNA region TTGGGGGAGCGTTTGGTTGTCTGGATAGTTGCAATGCGCTCCAATCGCATCAATTCACCTGTTTCCAGTGcacgaagaaaaaaaaaatatgcGGCCGCGCGACTGTCTGAAAGCTTCAATGTGGGGGCGGGGACAATCTAATCTTTTTGGTGGAGTCGCCAGCCAAGGCTCGGTGCCAAGATATCGAAGAACGATCCGAGGATTCCCCATTCAGGGGGCCAGAGTAACGACTTCAAGATGCAATTTGCTTTGACATTCTCATTTTCTTATATTCTCTGTATATTTGATTTTACACTATCATACATGGCGTTCCAGTCCATAGCTAGTTTGGGACAGAACAAAGCTAGCTCAGCCACAGCTATCTCGGCATTTACCAAGAAATACAAGCTCGATATTGACTTCGAGACAGAGCCTCGGCCGAACACGGAGATCGATCAtgtctcctctcctccccgtcatACTTGTTCACCTACCCAGAACAACCAGGTCCCTGCTTGTATGGCCATGTGTGAGGGCTGGTCTCTGCTGTGCTGCCATAACCCCAACCGATTGGTAATCGTGGTGCAGCATGATCCGACATGAGTAACCATAGATGTTCATAAGCTATGCGTCTCGAATACCTGGCTAAGTTCACCCATCGAGCAAACCAACTGTCCAATGGATAACCCTGTCTACACCGTGGCCGTTGATGGCGCTGACGGGAATGGCAGCGCAGTCCTTGATCCACGCTCCCTCGACGCCACTGGGGTGAGGCTCATCGCCGCGAGTGACAGCGGCAAGATAGTCTCTCAGTTCGGCAAAATTTTCCTGCGCACCTGGCAGGTCGCCTTTGGTGGCCACCACAAACCATGGCTTGCCTGCGATGTGAAGACCAGCGCCGGCAGTGGTTGTCTTGGCGACACCAGAACTTGTCCAGAAGTCGCTTTGCATAGTCTCTCCGGCCGACGCGCTCCAGTCAATGGCGGCCTCGCGCTCCCGTTGctgttcctcttcctccctcatcTGTGCATATAAGCCAACCTCGAGCCACAAGGCCTTGAGTGCTTCGACTGCGTTGCCATTTCCGAGATCGATGACAAACGCAAGCACGCCAGCCCGCTCAACATGACGCAGGAAAGCAATTCCAAGTCCCCTGTCCAAGTGAGCTCCCTCAATTAACCCGGGAATATCGGCGATGGTGAACTTGGTTCGCTGTTGAAGTTCCGGTTCGGCGGGTTCGGCCCAAGGGTCGTCCGATACGTCTTCTGCAGTTACTTTGAAACTTTTCACCACCGGTCGACCCTTGTTGTTATCGAGGACAACTGTGCCGATGTTTGGCTGAAGCGTCGTGAAAGCCCAATTCCCCACGCGCGCGCGACTGTTGGTGACGGCGCGCAAGAGAGTGCTCTTTCCGGCGTTTGGCAATCCTACCAAGCCGACATCTGCCAATAACTTGAGTTCCATCTCGATTTCCATCGTCATGGCATTCTCACCCCGCGTCGCAAACATGGGCTTGCGCAGGTTCTTGGACACGAAATGTGGGTTCCCAAGTCCACCAAGGCCTCCTGCTGCTAAGAGAATGGGACGAGGTGTCGGTCGAGAGAGGTCCAGATAGACAGGTGCCTTTGGTTGTTTCAGAAGCCGATCGCGAATTGGCAGATCAGGTAGCTCAACCCGTTTGCGTTCCGAAGATGACATGCCGGGATACAGAATCCATTTCTTCCTATCCGGGTCTTCAATCGGctctccatcctcatccatctccactgCAACAGGCTCCCGCCTTCTTTTCCGGCGCTTCTTGGTCAAATATTCCTCCACAGCTTCTGGGTCGTCACGGGAGATCTCTCGGACGACGGTGCCGACTGGAACGCTGAGAATCACGTCCTCTCCACGCTGACCGCCTTTTGCGCTTCCCTGACCACTCTTGCCCCTCCCAGCGCGCGCAAATTTTCTCCGCGCCAACTTGTGTAGCGATGTTTCGCTGTGCACTGCTTGGATGTAGATACTCCCGCCGtgtcctccatcaccaccattggGAGGCCCGTCCGCCATATATGCCTCGCGCAAGAATGAAATACAGCCATGTCCGCCGGGTCCAGCATGAAGAGTCAGTTTGGCCTTGTCGGCAAAGTTGGGCATCGAGTAGTCGTCGGGAGAGGGGTTCAGACGAGTCGTCGCATATTCAATGTCGTCctgtgctggtgctgaggggTCAGTGCTTGCGTGTCGCCTGCCATGGACGGCCAGGTTGAAGCGCGGGATGCGGCTTCCATTAGGCCCAAATATCGATGGGTAAAGAAAGGGAAGAAACACCCGCGGGCCTCGAGAGCCCCGACAGGCCATTGTGAGAGAAATGAGAGACAAAAAtggttgaagatgttgctgctgtttgtCCCCTGTTCAGATAATTTTGAACAGGGGTCCTTGGGGGTGGGACCGATAAGATAGCGATGGAGTTACCCCATGGTGTGCTAGACAAGCAACCCCTGTCCGGCAGTGGCTGTTGTCACCCGCCACAGCACGTACCACCTGGGGCTTGAAGCCGAGCGTGGGAGCGGCTTTCTGCGTCCTTTTCGACTCCAACGGTCAAACGTCCAACGTCGATGTTGAATGTAAAAGATATGAGATATATCCAATGCCTCACTTCTTTGGTCAATTGCCTTCCCCATGACGTCTACTTATACTCTCTCGTCAAAGAGAGACGCGCTCAAGGCCCTTGTCCCCTCCCCGCGTCGTGTTCCAGTCTGTCATGCGGGTGCTCGTCTTTGGCGTCACGCTGGGCTGGGCTTTCATTTGCTGGACCCGAGCTTGCATTGCTGCATCTGCGTCGACGGCTGGCCCTCCCCGTTGGCAGCATCAAACATGCGGTCAGCATCCGAGACGTGGGTAGTATAGTGCCCCAGAAGTGTCGTTCGTTCGTTCTGCTCAGTTGAGCCATTCCCAGTCCCAAGGCATTGAAGCGTTTTCCAGCCTCTCGTACCCCGTCTTTTGCCCGCCAATCTCGTCGTTGAGCCGCCATTGACCCCCCATGCAGCCGGGCGAGACAggagacaccaccaccgagcaCCGTCTTCGCCGCCcgtttgcttttttcttATTAATATTGGATTTTATTTTTCTGTTTTGTGGCATCTCCCCAGATTGTCCTACAAGACACACGAGTTCTTCTTGGATTGAATCTTTCTTCAAGTCTCTACTGGCCACCTCAATAATACATAACAAATACCGCCGGATCACCCAGTGGTCATTCGGGAAGCGATCTCTCCATATTCCCTCGTCCCggctccaccacctccgcttcacccctctcctcatcccctcGTCCCCTCGTCCGCTCTCTCGCCGTTGTACATCTTGTCACCCCCTCTTTTGCCCCCAGCAGCGTTTTCTGCTGCTACCACTCGAGCCACTCTGCTTCTCTTACTATACTCCGTCTCGGTATCGTGATTAACAAACGGGAACAAGTCAGCCACGCTACTCTGTGCTGGTCCCGCTTCTTTGCGATCATCGCGTGTCGGGATTGGGCTGAACAGGCATTGGGCATCTGCAAGAGCTGCAGACGACTTGCTGCCATACGCCCGCATTCGAGCCACGACACAGATTCCAGACTAAACGTGGTTAAGCCCGCCTTGGTTTGTGTGTGAGCGAGCCAGCGATCCAGCCCTCGCCcaactccatcttctcctcctgctgcaaCCTCGGCCACAATCCACCAAAGAGAGCCTCTCCTCTctgcctccccttctcccaaaCACGAACGACGTGGTTCTGTCCGTCACTGAGCACCCAGGAAAGGTCCCCCAGAATGTGAGTTCTCCTCCGTACAGTCCAGTCCGTACACGCCGTCCAGTCCAGCTCAGCTCACACGCAGATACCCAGACGCTCACGACGCACCATCTATCTGCTTGCTGCAGCTTGAGCATTCGTGGACTGCTTGTTGCTTGCTGCTTGCAGTCAGTCTATTCCCATCGCCGCCCGCCCCGAGTGTGTGTGAgcgtcctcctctctccagGTCAGTTGTTGTTCACCCAGTCTCTCGTCCATTCACGCCCTCTTTGTCCCCCggtccccctctcccaacctGAGCCTCATCGCTGCCCGTCAGGTGCTGCGTGTTCCTTATCTTCTCGACTGGAAACATCTCCCCGCCCGGCTGATCTTCTCTCCCATCTTCTCCATATCAACTCTTGTTATTCTGGGCAGGACCCCAGAGCACAGCTGTTTCATGACCATAGATCATGAGACTGTGTACTTTTGTGTATCATCACCTTGACTTGAAAGCCTCAGACGGGCACCTTCCCCAtgaaccaccaaccaccaccacaccgaGACATTTCCAACGGTCAAGCACTAAACATGTATTCCAGAGACTACAattacaacaacaacaacaacaacacctcccccaacaccaaatCCTCCCGCAAAGGGGTGATCAGGATGGATCCCGACTGTGCCATTTGCCATGCCCCGGCTTCTCACGCCTGCGAGTGTGAGGCCAAGGGTCTGGAGGTGGCGGTCCGGCAAGCCGAGGCCCGTATGATGCAGTCTATCTACAATGACATCAGGTCAGTATCCCCTATCTTATCACTATCAAAGGTCTTCATAGACATACTAACACTCATGGTAGATCATGGGTTCGCGCACACGCACAGGACTATATCCTCGAGTACTTCCGACTGTTGACAGAGCGACGCAAGGCGACACATGCCCAACACTTGGAACGCATCACTGCTCATGCCTACCACTACTACCACGCTCCACCGCATCCCAATGAGATCGCGGCCGCGCAACAGGCGCTCAAGAGGGGTATCGATGAGGACTGGCAAGCATCGGTTCAACGCTATCCCGAGGTACTCGAGTACTTCTACAGCTTGGTTGAACTGACCCTTCCCGACGATAACGAGCCTGCTGTCAAGGACCCGCCCCTCAGCGCCCTCCAAGGGTCTCGCAAAGCAGCTCGACGAAACACTGGACCAGGGACTGCTGTGAGCGGCCCTAGCCTCGcagccccccctcctcatctccatgaGAGAGAGCCTCTGCCACTTCCTCGAGGCCGGACCCCGCCACCACTTGAGCCCTTGCGCGAGAGAAGAACGCCTGCGCcaccaggaggaggaagaaggcagTCTTACAGAGGCCCTCCACCCggacccccacccccgcccgcTTCTGCTTACTTCCCACCGCAGTATGG from Podospora pseudocomata strain CBS 415.72m chromosome 3, whole genome shotgun sequence includes:
- a CDS encoding hypothetical protein (EggNog:ENOG503P2HY) — its product is MTSTYTLSSKRDALKALVPSPRRVPVCHAGARLWRHAGLGFHLLDPSLHCCICVDGWPSPLAASNMRSASETGHSGSDLSIFPRPGSTTSASPLSSSPRPLVRSLAVVHLVTPSFAPSSVFCCYHSSHSASLTILRLGIVINKREQVSHATLCWSRFFAIIACRDWAEQALGICKSCRRLAAIRPHSSHDTDSRLNVVKPALPSPNSIFSSCCNLGHNPPKRASPLCLPFSQTRTTWFCPSLSTQERSPRIDYNYNNNNNNTSPNTKSSRKGVIRMDPDCAICHAPASHACECEAKGLEVAVRQAEARMMQSIYNDIRSWVRAHAQDYILEYFRLLTERRKATHAQHLERITAHAYHYYHAPPHPNEIAAAQQALKRGIDEDWQASVQRYPEVLEYFYSLVELTLPDDNEPAVKDPPLSALQGSRKAARRNTGPGTAVSGPSLAAPPPHLHEREPLPLPRGRTPPPLEPLRERRTPAPPGGGRRQSYRGPPPGPPPPPASAYFPPQYGPM
- the MTG2 gene encoding GTPase of the mitochondrial inner membrane that associates with the large ribosomal subunit (EggNog:ENOG503NXIX; COG:S), with protein sequence MACRGSRGPRVFLPFLYPSIFGPNGSRIPRFNLAVHGRRHASTDPSAPAQDDIEYATTRLNPSPDDYSMPNFADKAKLTLHAGPGGHGCISFLREAYMADGPPNGGDGGHGGSIYIQAVHSETSLHKLARRKFARAGRGKSGQGSAKGGQRGEDVILSVPVGTVVREISRDDPEAVEEYLTKKRRKRRREPVAVEMDEDGEPIEDPDRKKWILYPGMSSSERKRVELPDLPIRDRLLKQPKAPVYLDLSRPTPRPILLAAGGLGGLGNPHFVSKNLRKPMFATRGENAMTMEIEMELKLLADVGLVGLPNAGKSTLLRAVTNSRARVGNWAFTTLQPNIGTVVLDNNKGRPVVKSFKVTAEDVSDDPWAEPAEPELQQRTKFTIADIPGLIEGAHLDRGLGIAFLRHVERAGVLAFVIDLGNGNAVEALKALWLEVGLYAQMREEEEQQREREAAIDWSASAGETMQSDFWTSSGVAKTTTAGAGLHIAGKPWFVVATKGDLPGAQENFAELRDYLAAVTRGDEPHPSGVEGAWIKDCAAIPVSAINGHGVDRVIHWTVGLLDG